A genome region from Labilibaculum antarcticum includes the following:
- the rsfS gene encoding ribosome silencing factor: MTDKKGNTTEELVKTLIEGLHENKAVDIVKIDLRKIESSVCKYFLICHGTSSTHVNGIAVSAEEYVREKINERMWRIEGQQNSQWILLDYADVVVHIFQKEYREFYRLESLWADATVTKIKNA; encoded by the coding sequence ATGACAGATAAAAAGGGGAACACAACAGAAGAACTCGTTAAGACCTTAATTGAAGGATTGCATGAAAATAAAGCAGTAGATATAGTTAAGATTGACTTAAGAAAAATTGAAAGTTCTGTTTGCAAGTATTTCCTTATTTGCCATGGAACATCATCAACTCATGTTAACGGAATAGCCGTATCGGCAGAAGAGTATGTGAGAGAAAAAATTAATGAAAGGATGTGGAGAATAGAAGGGCAACAGAATTCGCAATGGATTTTATTAGATTATGCTGATGTTGTTGTACATATTTTCCAGAAAGAATACAGAGAATTTTATCGACTAGAAAGTTTATGGGCAGATGCTACTGTTACAAAAATTAAGAACGCATAG
- the ftsH gene encoding ATP-dependent zinc metalloprotease FtsH yields MTENNNQNKSPYQKGKNGNSMLKPPKFNAYWVYGLIAVAFIALNLLNIGQKPQDTSWQKVKNEMLHNSDVDRIVVVRNLLEVNVFLKSESLDKYPSLFESSFDSPSKAGPHYTFPIGTIEQFAEQLSEAQENVSDLDRIEPEYTTEENYFGDFIGWILPFALIIGIWFYVFRRMSKGSGGGGGGGNIFNVGKSKAKVFDKESNVNTNFKDVAGLAEAKQEVEEIVEFLKHPLRYTKLGGKIPKGALLVGPPGTGKTLLAKAVAGEANVPFFSMSGSDFVEMFVGVGASRVRDLFKQAKEKAPCIVFIDEIDAIGRARGKNPNMGSNDERENTLNQLLTEMDGFDTNSGVIILAATNRADILDRALMRAGRFDRQIHVELPDLNERREIFDVHLRPLKLDPNLDKEFLAKQTPGFSGADIANVCNESALIAARKKKEVIEKQDFLDAIDRIIGGLEKKNKIISLQEKKTIAYHEAGHATISWMLEHAHPLVKVTIVPRGKALGAAWYLPEERSITTKEQMLDEMCSALGGRAAEEITFAKISTGAQNDLEKVTKQAMAMVSIFGMSEKVGNVSYYDSSGQSDYGFSKPYSEKTAELIDAEVKILIETSYKRAKQVLKDNSKKHCKLAELLLEREVIFSEDLEEIFGKRKFGQPEDFEGKKITPTPEAEKTSEENESKAV; encoded by the coding sequence ATGACAGAGAATAATAATCAAAATAAATCTCCTTACCAAAAAGGAAAGAATGGCAATAGCATGCTTAAGCCACCAAAATTTAACGCATATTGGGTTTACGGATTAATTGCCGTAGCATTCATTGCTCTTAATCTTCTAAACATTGGGCAAAAACCACAGGATACCTCCTGGCAAAAGGTGAAAAATGAAATGCTTCACAACTCGGATGTTGACAGAATTGTGGTCGTTCGTAATCTTCTTGAAGTAAATGTTTTCCTCAAATCGGAAAGCCTTGACAAATATCCATCTCTTTTCGAAAGCAGTTTTGATTCCCCTTCAAAAGCAGGTCCTCATTACACTTTCCCAATTGGAACCATCGAACAATTTGCAGAGCAATTAAGCGAAGCTCAGGAGAATGTCTCTGATCTTGACCGAATTGAACCTGAGTACACTACTGAAGAAAATTATTTCGGTGATTTTATTGGCTGGATACTTCCATTCGCCTTAATTATTGGTATTTGGTTTTATGTATTCCGAAGAATGAGTAAAGGTTCCGGCGGAGGCGGCGGTGGAGGAAACATTTTTAACGTTGGTAAATCAAAAGCCAAAGTATTCGATAAAGAATCGAATGTCAATACTAACTTTAAAGACGTTGCTGGCTTAGCAGAGGCAAAACAGGAAGTTGAGGAAATTGTAGAATTTCTTAAACATCCACTAAGATATACTAAATTGGGAGGTAAAATTCCTAAAGGTGCATTACTTGTAGGACCTCCTGGAACGGGTAAAACATTATTGGCAAAAGCAGTTGCCGGTGAAGCAAACGTTCCTTTCTTTAGCATGTCGGGTTCCGATTTTGTTGAGATGTTTGTTGGTGTTGGAGCAAGTCGTGTTCGAGATTTGTTTAAGCAGGCTAAAGAAAAAGCTCCATGTATTGTATTTATCGATGAGATTGATGCAATTGGTAGAGCACGTGGCAAGAACCCTAACATGGGCTCGAACGACGAGCGTGAGAATACATTGAATCAGTTACTAACTGAGATGGATGGTTTCGACACCAACTCGGGAGTAATTATTTTAGCGGCAACAAACCGTGCTGATATTTTGGACCGCGCCTTAATGCGTGCCGGTCGTTTCGATCGTCAGATTCATGTTGAGTTACCTGATTTAAATGAGCGTAGAGAAATTTTTGATGTTCACTTACGTCCTCTAAAATTAGATCCAAATCTTGATAAAGAATTTCTGGCTAAGCAAACTCCAGGATTTTCGGGTGCTGATATTGCAAATGTGTGTAATGAATCGGCGCTGATTGCAGCAAGAAAGAAGAAAGAAGTTATTGAGAAACAAGATTTCTTAGATGCAATTGACCGTATTATTGGAGGATTGGAAAAGAAAAATAAAATTATATCTCTTCAGGAAAAGAAAACCATTGCTTATCATGAAGCTGGACACGCCACTATTTCGTGGATGCTGGAACATGCTCATCCATTAGTAAAGGTGACCATTGTACCACGTGGAAAAGCATTAGGTGCAGCTTGGTATTTACCTGAAGAAAGAAGCATTACAACCAAAGAACAAATGTTGGACGAAATGTGTTCTGCATTGGGAGGACGTGCTGCTGAAGAAATAACTTTTGCTAAAATTTCAACTGGTGCTCAAAACGATTTGGAAAAGGTTACCAAGCAAGCAATGGCGATGGTTTCAATTTTCGGCATGAGTGAAAAAGTTGGAAATGTAAGTTATTACGATTCTTCTGGACAATCGGATTATGGTTTTTCAAAACCCTACAGTGAAAAAACTGCAGAATTAATCGATGCCGAAGTGAAAATATTAATTGAAACCAGCTACAAGAGAGCCAAACAAGTTCTTAAAGATAACAGTAAAAAACACTGTAAACTTGCAGAATTACTGTTGGAACGTGAAGTTATTTTCAGTGAAGATTTAGAAGAAATCTTTGGTAAACGAAAATTTGGTCAGCCTGAAGATTTTGAAGGAAAAAAAATAACTCCAACACCTGAAGCAGAAAAAACAAGTGAAGAAAATGAGAGTAAAGCTGTTTAA
- a CDS encoding NUDIX domain-containing protein, with translation MYKVFFKDRIIFLGDKSESVNFEGMVYAWIEDQSLEGLILEFDEDESKEAIFIVAEDLDLLFQHFVSCFKYIEAAGGKVFNPNQQILAIYRLEKWDLPKGKVEKGESVREAAVREVEEECGVTDLKIEKELNSTYHTYWMKDKHILKRTYWYQMSYSGSETPVPQTEEDIQEVKWLSPDKLDEFKANTYASILEVVNEK, from the coding sequence ATGTATAAAGTATTTTTTAAAGATCGAATCATTTTTTTAGGAGATAAAAGTGAGAGTGTAAATTTCGAGGGAATGGTTTATGCCTGGATCGAAGACCAGTCTTTGGAAGGTCTCATTCTTGAGTTTGATGAAGATGAAAGTAAGGAAGCCATTTTTATTGTTGCTGAAGATTTGGATCTTCTTTTTCAGCACTTTGTATCCTGTTTTAAATACATCGAAGCCGCCGGTGGAAAAGTGTTCAATCCTAATCAGCAAATTCTTGCAATTTACCGACTCGAAAAATGGGATTTACCCAAAGGGAAGGTAGAAAAAGGCGAGTCGGTTCGCGAGGCCGCAGTGCGCGAAGTAGAGGAGGAGTGTGGTGTTACTGATTTGAAAATTGAAAAGGAACTAAATTCCACCTATCATACTTATTGGATGAAGGATAAACACATTCTGAAACGCACCTATTGGTACCAAATGAGCTACTCAGGTTCAGAAACTCCGGTTCCTCAAACCGAAGAGGACATACAGGAAGTAAAATGGCTTTCGCCGGATAAATTGGACGAATTCAAAGCAAATACCTATGCCTCTATTTTAGAGGTTGTGAATGAGAAATAG
- the pyrE gene encoding orotate phosphoribosyltransferase — MQDTAKQVAEYLLQIKAIKLEPTNPFTWASGWKSPIYCDNRKTLSYPEVRTYIKKAFAEAVLAKYPDVEVIAGVATGAIALGALVAEEMNLPMVYIRSSAKAHGMTNLIEGEIKAGQKVVVIEDLISTGGSSLKAVEALREANCEVLGMLAIFTYGFKTATDNFTAANCKLDTLSNYNVMIDRAQEIGYIKAEDVDQLKEWRKDPANWRK, encoded by the coding sequence ATGCAAGACACTGCCAAACAAGTCGCTGAATATTTGCTGCAAATAAAAGCAATTAAACTAGAACCGACAAACCCTTTTACATGGGCTTCGGGATGGAAGTCGCCAATTTATTGCGATAACCGTAAAACACTTTCGTATCCTGAAGTTAGAACCTACATTAAAAAAGCTTTTGCAGAAGCAGTATTGGCAAAATATCCTGACGTGGAAGTTATTGCAGGTGTTGCAACAGGAGCAATTGCACTAGGTGCTTTGGTGGCTGAAGAAATGAATCTACCAATGGTTTACATTCGTTCATCCGCGAAAGCCCACGGAATGACCAACCTAATTGAAGGTGAAATTAAGGCAGGACAAAAAGTTGTAGTTATTGAGGATTTAATTTCGACCGGCGGCAGCAGTTTAAAAGCTGTGGAAGCATTGCGCGAAGCAAATTGCGAAGTGTTGGGGATGCTAGCTATTTTCACTTACGGTTTTAAAACCGCAACGGATAATTTCACCGCAGCAAACTGTAAATTAGACACATTGAGTAATTACAACGTGATGATCGATCGTGCTCAGGAAATAGGATACATTAAAGCAGAAGATGTAGATCAGTTAAAAGAATGGAGAAAAGATCCGGCAAACTGGAGAAAATAG
- a CDS encoding Crp/Fnr family transcriptional regulator, with amino-acid sequence MNFEYQAERYHTDQELISAHDCFKALTPDQKIMVENSTTLLQFTKGETIIKQGFVASHILYLEKGLVKLDVTNDSKISTLKLLGDDSFIGIVCSFACKSLDFSAVALEDTSIKMINMDVFLSLIKENGEFALKLIRHMSSNTNSMVHRTSRLYNKNVEGSLALILLELSEIYHSAEFTLPVTRIGLASLAGCSKESTINTLAKFHTDLIIEIKDKHIKILNPENLKLIIKNG; translated from the coding sequence ATGAATTTTGAATATCAAGCCGAAAGGTATCACACAGACCAAGAGTTAATTAGTGCGCACGATTGTTTCAAGGCCTTAACTCCTGATCAAAAAATAATGGTGGAAAACTCCACCACTCTACTTCAATTTACAAAAGGAGAAACAATCATTAAGCAAGGTTTTGTGGCATCTCACATTTTGTATCTCGAAAAAGGTTTGGTAAAACTCGATGTCACTAATGATTCTAAAATTTCGACACTAAAACTATTGGGTGATGATTCATTTATTGGGATTGTTTGCAGTTTTGCCTGTAAAAGTCTTGATTTTTCGGCTGTAGCACTTGAGGACACAAGCATAAAAATGATAAATATGGATGTGTTTTTAAGTCTGATAAAAGAGAATGGCGAATTTGCACTTAAACTAATTCGGCACATGTCTTCAAACACAAATAGTATGGTTCATCGTACGAGTCGGTTGTACAACAAGAATGTTGAGGGTTCTCTTGCGTTAATATTGCTCGAATTAAGTGAAATTTATCACAGTGCCGAATTTACCTTACCAGTCACCAGAATTGGTCTTGCCTCATTGGCAGGCTGCTCAAAAGAAAGCACAATAAACACTCTTGCTAAATTTCACACTGATTTAATTATCGAAATAAAAGACAAACACATCAAAATTCTAAACCCCGAAAATTTAAAATTGATTATCAAAAATGGATAA
- a CDS encoding phosphatidate cytidylyltransferase, with protein MGNFIKRTLSAAIFAIVLLAGITLHPIGFLAVFLGITLMGTFEFYKLAKKANSSPQCITGMIAAGILFLACFANTYLNSSSVFLVFSVTLVMIPIIELYRKKENPFANIAFTFLGLLYVALPFSLLNYMVFPFNDQQFHYEILLGVFVMIWANDTGAYLVGVNFGKHRLFERISPKKSWEGSIGGAITTIGIAWLCSTYLSDLTLIQWLIVAVIIFVFGSIGDLVESLFKRSINIKDSGNILPGHGGILDRFDAILLVSPMVFVFLQAIKEFF; from the coding sequence GTGGGGAACTTTATCAAGAGAACATTATCAGCTGCCATTTTTGCAATTGTTTTACTAGCGGGAATTACCCTGCATCCAATTGGCTTTTTAGCTGTCTTTCTTGGAATTACCCTAATGGGAACCTTTGAATTTTATAAGTTGGCTAAAAAAGCAAACAGCTCACCACAATGTATTACTGGTATGATTGCTGCGGGAATTTTATTTTTAGCCTGTTTTGCAAACACCTATTTAAATAGCTCAAGTGTTTTTCTAGTGTTCTCAGTAACGCTTGTGATGATCCCAATAATAGAATTGTATCGAAAAAAAGAGAATCCATTTGCAAATATTGCCTTTACATTTTTAGGCTTACTATACGTCGCACTTCCTTTCTCTTTATTAAATTACATGGTTTTCCCATTTAATGATCAACAATTTCACTATGAAATTCTTCTAGGTGTTTTTGTGATGATCTGGGCTAATGACACGGGAGCTTATTTAGTTGGTGTTAATTTTGGAAAACACAGATTATTTGAACGAATTTCCCCTAAAAAATCATGGGAAGGAAGTATTGGCGGAGCGATTACAACGATAGGAATTGCCTGGCTTTGTTCCACTTACCTTAGCGATTTAACGCTAATACAATGGCTTATTGTTGCTGTTATCATTTTTGTGTTTGGATCAATTGGGGATTTAGTTGAATCCCTTTTCAAACGAAGTATTAACATTAAAGACTCGGGAAATATTCTTCCGGGGCACGGTGGAATTCTGGACCGTTTTGATGCCATTTTATTAGTATCTCCAATGGTTTTTGTATTCTTACAAGCAATAAAAGAATTTTTTTAG
- a CDS encoding TonB-dependent receptor, with protein sequence MIRYILAIFILLPQFTYGLGELKNNKLNGKITDQDNGIGLPGVSIFIPELQKGTVSDTNGSYQLENLPNGKITVQFSSIGYESSINTVSIAKENTELNISLPFTSVTTQDVVVSGGFPSSQHENTVKISVLSNKELEMLSTPSLGEKLASIPGVDVISRSPGVSTPVIRGLSLNNILFLNNGVRLENFQFSTDHPFLINEEGADHIEVIKGPASLLYGSDAMGGVINIVREKPAPANTLKADISSEYHSATHGYSTNIGVKSSQKNWFWMLRMNQQSHKDYKDGKGDYVPNTRFNSNGVQLGLGLQNNFGSFKIYYDYIQPKLGMTNEESIEVVNPGNRKNYYWYQNLTQHLISSRNRLFIGNYKLELNAAYQFNQRRLNGNPENAIFRLVDMDLNTFTYDGKLYFPSSESSEYLIGIQGMHQSNTNHEAPNHIIPNAQTDDFSVFSLLKKEINIVNLQLGLRYDHRALYVPEQVAAGHSHDEAVVNGEHEEEVVHINRNFDNLNASLGATFQITNDLLMRANLATGYRAPNLAELTQHGLHGNRFEEGNPELYPQKSLESDLGVHYHTNSHNIDFSLFYNKVYDYIYMALTNELAPEGSGFVYSYQQQDAKLYGGELSINVAPTSFLKLHSDYAMVIAKQNDNGHLPFIPQHKLNTSVRLFAKGNQTFTSPFISLSWKHAFKQNHPSQFKSETSAYDLIAIQTGTDFQLAKYQTSLVLSANNLFNETYIDHLSSLKPLNYYNPGRNVSIKFSVKF encoded by the coding sequence ATGATACGATATATCTTGGCAATATTTATTCTATTGCCTCAATTCACCTATGGTTTGGGTGAACTAAAAAACAATAAACTGAATGGAAAAATCACTGATCAAGATAATGGAATAGGACTTCCAGGGGTTAGTATATTTATTCCCGAACTGCAAAAAGGAACAGTTAGTGATACTAATGGTTCCTACCAACTTGAAAATTTGCCCAATGGCAAAATCACCGTTCAGTTTTCCTCCATTGGTTACGAAAGTTCTATTAATACGGTCTCGATAGCAAAAGAAAATACGGAATTGAACATTAGCTTGCCTTTCACTTCGGTTACTACACAAGACGTTGTTGTTTCGGGCGGTTTTCCTTCATCACAACACGAAAACACCGTTAAAATTTCAGTGCTTTCCAACAAAGAATTGGAAATGCTGTCAACACCATCTTTGGGTGAAAAATTAGCAAGTATACCAGGGGTTGATGTAATCTCCCGAAGTCCTGGCGTTAGCACTCCGGTAATTCGCGGGCTTTCCTTGAACAATATCCTATTCTTAAATAACGGTGTGCGTTTGGAGAATTTTCAGTTTTCGACTGATCATCCATTTTTGATTAACGAAGAGGGAGCTGATCATATCGAAGTAATTAAAGGTCCGGCATCTCTGCTTTATGGATCGGATGCCATGGGAGGTGTGATAAATATCGTGCGCGAGAAACCAGCACCTGCCAACACTTTAAAAGCAGATATCTCAAGCGAATACCACAGTGCAACTCATGGATATTCGACCAACATAGGGGTGAAATCTTCTCAAAAAAACTGGTTTTGGATGTTGCGTATGAATCAACAATCACACAAAGACTATAAAGATGGAAAAGGTGATTACGTTCCCAATACCCGTTTTAATTCAAATGGAGTGCAATTGGGTTTAGGCCTACAAAATAATTTTGGGAGTTTTAAAATTTACTACGACTACATTCAACCCAAACTTGGCATGACCAATGAGGAATCAATAGAAGTGGTAAATCCTGGCAATCGGAAAAATTATTATTGGTATCAAAATTTGACTCAACATTTAATTTCGTCGAGAAACCGGCTATTTATCGGTAACTATAAACTTGAATTAAATGCAGCTTACCAGTTCAATCAAAGAAGATTAAACGGTAATCCTGAAAACGCTATTTTCAGGTTAGTAGATATGGATTTAAATACTTTTACATACGATGGTAAATTGTATTTCCCAAGCTCTGAATCGAGCGAATATCTAATAGGAATTCAGGGAATGCATCAATCCAACACAAATCATGAAGCTCCAAACCATATTATTCCAAATGCTCAAACAGATGATTTCTCCGTTTTTTCCCTTTTAAAGAAAGAAATAAATATTGTAAATCTTCAATTAGGACTAAGATATGACCATCGGGCATTATATGTACCCGAACAAGTTGCCGCAGGACATTCTCACGATGAAGCGGTAGTGAATGGTGAACATGAAGAAGAGGTCGTTCATATCAATCGAAATTTCGACAACTTAAATGCATCACTAGGAGCTACATTTCAGATTACAAATGATTTGCTTATGCGCGCCAATTTAGCAACAGGTTATCGTGCACCAAATTTGGCAGAATTAACGCAGCATGGTTTACACGGAAATCGATTTGAAGAAGGGAATCCTGAGCTGTATCCTCAAAAAAGTTTGGAATCCGATTTGGGAGTTCACTATCATACCAATAGTCACAATATCGATTTTTCGCTTTTTTACAACAAGGTATACGATTACATTTATATGGCACTAACCAATGAACTTGCGCCTGAAGGAAGCGGTTTTGTATATTCATACCAACAACAAGATGCCAAATTGTATGGTGGTGAACTGTCTATTAATGTAGCACCAACATCTTTTTTAAAATTACATTCGGACTACGCCATGGTGATTGCAAAACAAAATGATAATGGCCATTTGCCTTTTATTCCTCAGCACAAGCTAAATACTTCTGTTCGATTATTTGCTAAAGGAAATCAAACATTTACATCTCCTTTCATCAGCTTAAGCTGGAAACATGCATTTAAACAGAATCATCCTTCACAATTTAAAAGTGAAACATCTGCTTACGACTTAATTGCAATTCAGACAGGAACAGATTTTCAATTAGCGAAGTATCAAACGAGTTTAGTCCTTAGTGCAAATAACCTTTTCAATGAGACATATATCGATCATTTATCGAGTTTGAAGCCCTTAAATTACTACAATCCAGGAAGAAACGTTAGTATTAAATTTTCTGTAAAATTCTAA
- a CDS encoding OsmC family protein — MSDLKFRVQAHSENPTKTVVKARGFEIIIDEPADLGGTNEGASPVEYILAAFCGCINVMAHVIAKEMDIELRSVKIKMAGDLNPNRLFGTSFDERAGYKGIEVAIEPDCDASKEQLTKWLEAIEDRCPVSDNLKNITPVNLKLKFKKVAISQVE; from the coding sequence ATGTCTGATTTAAAATTTAGAGTACAAGCGCATAGCGAAAACCCAACCAAAACAGTTGTTAAAGCAAGAGGGTTTGAAATTATTATTGATGAGCCCGCAGACTTGGGAGGTACAAATGAAGGAGCTAGTCCTGTTGAATATATTCTTGCTGCTTTTTGTGGTTGTATTAATGTGATGGCTCATGTAATTGCCAAGGAAATGGATATAGAATTACGATCGGTTAAAATAAAGATGGCCGGAGATCTAAACCCTAACCGTCTTTTTGGAACTTCATTCGATGAGAGAGCAGGTTATAAGGGAATTGAAGTAGCTATTGAGCCTGATTGTGATGCCAGTAAAGAGCAACTAACTAAATGGTTAGAGGCAATTGAGGATAGATGTCCTGTGTCCGACAATTTAAAAAATATTACGCCTGTGAATTTAAAACTGAAATTTAAAAAAGTAGCAATTTCTCAGGTGGAGTAA
- a CDS encoding biotin--[acetyl-CoA-carboxylase] ligase — protein MNRCLFYPNLLIRKSELHSTNDFALGLIKTQKPSGGTVVLTLSQTKGRGQRTNVWESESGKNLTISIILTPEFLPIPHQFQISCVISLGVYDYLSEYLEDVSIKWPNDIYVGNEKIAGILIEHSIMGSTLSHSICGLGLNINQIKFISDAPNPTSLAIKTHKEYDLDKELTKLLRCIENRYFQLEDEKSEEQERDYLKAMYWMNETHLFSDELGEFEGEIVGITEYGQLRVRANKGERIYNFKEVSFIR, from the coding sequence ATGAATCGATGTTTATTTTATCCCAATCTATTGATACGCAAAAGCGAATTGCATTCAACCAATGATTTTGCATTAGGCTTAATTAAAACGCAAAAGCCGTCAGGCGGGACTGTCGTTTTGACATTAAGTCAGACAAAAGGCCGCGGACAACGCACAAATGTTTGGGAAAGTGAAAGTGGCAAAAACCTTACCATAAGTATCATCCTTACTCCTGAATTTCTTCCAATACCACATCAATTTCAAATTTCTTGTGTGATTTCCTTGGGAGTATACGATTATTTGAGTGAATATTTAGAGGATGTCTCAATTAAATGGCCAAATGATATTTATGTTGGAAATGAGAAGATTGCAGGGATTTTAATCGAGCATTCAATAATGGGATCTACCTTAAGTCATAGTATTTGTGGTTTGGGTTTAAATATAAATCAGATCAAATTTATCTCTGATGCTCCTAATCCAACCTCATTGGCAATTAAAACCCATAAGGAGTATGATTTGGACAAAGAACTGACAAAATTGTTGAGATGCATAGAAAACCGATATTTTCAATTGGAGGATGAGAAATCAGAAGAACAAGAGAGGGATTATTTGAAAGCGATGTATTGGATGAACGAGACACATCTGTTTTCGGATGAACTTGGAGAGTTTGAGGGTGAAATTGTAGGTATTACTGAATACGGACAATTGCGGGTTAGGGCCAATAAAGGAGAGCGCATTTATAATTTCAAAGAGGTGAGCTTTATTCGTTAG
- a CDS encoding TlpA family protein disulfide reductase, producing the protein MRTLLLLFLSLSLISVSLADNVRIYGTNTSYAGSKIEIKYHADVFTYSEKIVAEFEVQADGSFSINFDLNEVTLVFLPLGVYKGYLYLEPGKEYEIKLPPKKDLSPVQKLNPFFEQEELLIGVANTDSKDINILIRELDDKIDSFINQNFNKIYRKKENSVGIAFTEELKSEYKDVKNSFFEDYLRYRLGFIEYLAYPSSFVKIEEKYFENQEVKLNNSAYTSLYKKQYGNFLTGYFSQLESSELSNALKSENTYRDIYELMRNYPAYKNTQFRELIIATSVFDAYTRKFYGRNKTIEILSQIKEHSTNQYNHDLCENYIRKITHLQINYPAPDFSIGEYKLENYKGKYLYLNFCNTESYPCLQDFKEITKLKKQFGEHIEFLSIACDWDVIKYLDFESKKNLDWPIIHIGDQQHLLEEYNVKAFPTYILINPEGKIMKAPAQGPKENIQLEFIKIARDAVRKAYKK; encoded by the coding sequence ATGAGAACACTTCTACTATTGTTTTTGTCGCTCAGCTTAATTTCTGTCTCTTTGGCAGATAATGTGCGAATATATGGTACAAATACAAGTTATGCAGGATCAAAAATTGAGATTAAGTATCATGCTGATGTATTTACCTACTCAGAAAAAATAGTTGCAGAATTTGAAGTTCAGGCTGATGGAAGCTTTTCGATTAATTTCGATTTGAACGAAGTTACCTTAGTATTTCTACCTCTAGGTGTTTACAAAGGATATCTATATTTAGAGCCAGGCAAGGAGTACGAAATCAAATTACCTCCTAAAAAAGATTTATCCCCCGTTCAAAAACTAAATCCTTTTTTTGAACAGGAAGAGCTTCTCATTGGTGTTGCGAATACCGACTCAAAAGACATTAACATCCTAATTCGTGAACTGGATGACAAAATAGATTCTTTTATTAATCAGAACTTTAACAAGATTTACAGAAAAAAAGAGAATTCTGTAGGTATTGCTTTCACAGAAGAACTAAAATCGGAATACAAGGATGTAAAGAACAGCTTTTTTGAAGATTATCTAAGATATCGTTTGGGATTTATAGAATACCTTGCCTATCCAAGTTCGTTTGTTAAAATTGAAGAAAAGTATTTTGAAAATCAAGAGGTGAAACTAAACAATTCGGCCTATACTAGTTTGTACAAAAAGCAATATGGTAATTTTCTTACTGGATATTTTAGTCAATTGGAAAGTTCAGAACTATCCAATGCGTTAAAATCAGAAAATACTTATCGGGATATTTATGAACTAATGCGGAACTATCCCGCTTATAAAAACACACAATTTAGAGAATTAATTATTGCAACATCTGTATTTGATGCATATACCCGAAAATTTTATGGACGAAACAAAACTATCGAAATTCTATCTCAAATAAAGGAGCATAGTACGAACCAATACAATCATGATTTGTGCGAAAACTACATCAGAAAAATCACTCATCTGCAAATAAATTACCCTGCTCCTGATTTCTCGATTGGGGAATACAAACTGGAAAATTACAAAGGGAAATATCTGTATCTGAATTTCTGCAACACTGAAAGTTATCCTTGTTTACAGGATTTTAAAGAAATAACAAAACTGAAAAAACAATTTGGTGAGCACATCGAATTTTTAAGTATTGCCTGCGATTGGGATGTAATCAAGTATCTTGATTTTGAATCAAAAAAGAATCTTGACTGGCCAATTATTCATATTGGAGATCAACAACATTTGCTTGAAGAGTACAATGTGAAAGCCTTTCCGACTTACATTCTTATCAATCCTGAAGGCAAAATAATGAAAGCTCCTGCTCAAGGTCCAAAGGAAAATATTCAATTGGAATTCATCAAGATTGCCAGAGATGCAGTTAGAAAGGCTTACAAAAAATAA